The following coding sequences lie in one Lolium perenne isolate Kyuss_39 chromosome 2, Kyuss_2.0, whole genome shotgun sequence genomic window:
- the LOC127321965 gene encoding plasma membrane ATPase 3, whose protein sequence is MDEKASNLDAVLKESVDLENIPLEEVFENLRCSREGLTSAQAEQRLDIFGPNKLEEKKESKFLKFLGFMWNPLSWVMEAAAIMAIALANGGGKPPDWQDFVGIITLLIINSTISFIEENNAGNAAAALMARLAPKAKVLRNGKWNEEESAILVPGDIISVKLGDIIPADARLLEGDPLKIDQSSLTGESLPVTKGPGDGVYSGSTCKQGELEAVVIATGVHTFFGKAAHLVDSTNQVGHFQKVLTAIGNFCICSIAVGMVIEIVVMYPIQHRAYRPGIDNLLVLLIGGIPIAMPTVLSVTMAIGSHRLAQQGAITKRMTAIEEMAGMDVLCSDKTGTLTLNKLTVDKNLIEVVQRGIDQDTVILMAARASRTENQDAIDATMVGMLADPKEARAGIQEVHFLPFNPTDKRTALTYLDAEGKMHRVSKGAPEQILDLAHNKSEIERRVRVVIDKFAERGLRSLGVAYQEVPDGRKESPGGPWQFIGLLPLFDPPRHDSAETIRRALNLGVNVKMITGDQLAIGKETARRLGMGTNMYPSSALLGQHKDESIVALPVDELIEKADGFAGVFPEHKYEIVKRLQARKHICGMTGDGVNDAPALKKADIGIAVDDSTDAARSASDIVLTEPGLSVIISAVLTSRAIFQRMKNYTIYAVSITIRIVLGFMLLALIWQFDFPPFMVLIIAILNDGTIMTISKDRVKPSPQPDTWKLSEIFATGVVLGSYLAMMTVIFFWAAYKTNFFPRVFHVESLEKTAQDDIQKLASAVYLQVSTISQALIFVTRSRSWSFMERPGFLLVFAFLVAQLIATIIAVYADWGFAAIKGIGWGWAGVIWLYNIVFYLPLDVIKFLIRYAMSGRAWDLVLDQRIAFTRKKDFGREERELKWATAQRTLHGLQPAESTTFHGMNSYSELNQLADEARRRAEIARLRELNTLKGRMESVVRQKGLDLETIQQSYTV, encoded by the exons ATGGACGAGAAGGCGTCCAACTTGGACGCCGTGCTCAAGGAGTCCGTTGATCTC GAGAACATACCGTTGGAGGAGGTGTTCGAGAACCTGAGATGCAGCCGCGAGGGCCTCACCTCCGCCCAGGCCGAGCAGCGCCTCGACATCTTCGGACCCAACAAGCTCGAGGAGAAGAAG GAGAGCAAGTTCCTCAAGTTCTTGGGGTTCATGTGGAACCCACTGTCATGGGTCATGGAGGCCGCTGCAATCATGGCCATCGCCCTCGCCAATGGAGGA GGGAAACCGCCGGACTGGCAGGACTTCGTGGGGATTATCACGCTGCTCATCATCAACTCCACAATCAGCTTCATCGAGGAGAACAATGCGGGCAACGCTGCTGCTGCTCTCATGGCTCGGCTTGCTCCCAAGGCAAAG GTTCTTAGGAACGGTAAGTGGAACGAGGAGGAATCAGCCATCCTTGTCCCAGGAGACATCATAAGTGTGAAGCTTGGGGATATCATCCCGGCCGATGCCCGTCTCCTCGAGGGCGATCCTCTCAAGATTGACCAG TCCTCTCTCACTGGCGAGTCCCTGCCGGTGACCAAAGGCCCTGGTGATGGGGTTTACTCTGGCTCCACTTGCAAGCAGGGCGAACTGGAGGCTGTTGTCATTGCCACTGGTGTGCACACGTTCTTTGGCAAGGCCGCACATCTCGTCGATTCAACAAACCAAGTTGGCCACTTCCAAAAG GTTCTGACTGCCATTGGGAACTTCTGCATCTGTTCAATTGCTGTGGGAATGGTTATTGAGATTGTTGTCATGTACCCGATCCAACATAGGGCTTACCGGCCTGGAATTGATAACCTTTTGGTGCTTCTGATTGGAGGAATACCCATTGCCATGCCCACTGTTCTTTCTGTGACTATGGCCATAGGTTCTCACCGCCTGGCTCAACAG GGAGCAATTACAAAGAgaatgacagcaattgaggaaatGGCTGGCATGGATGTTCTCTGCAGTGACAAGACCGGGACACTAACCTTGAACAAGTTGACTGTGGATAAGAATCTAATCGAG GTTGTCCAAAGGGGTATTGATCAGGATACTGTGATCCTAATGGCTGCCAGAGCTTCACGTACAGAAAATCAGGACGCTATAGATGCCACAATGGTTGGTATGCTTGCTGATCCAAAGGAG GCTCGTGCTGGTATCCAAGAGGTTCATTTTCTGCCATTTAATCCAACCGACAAAAGAACCGCCTTAACCTACCTCGATGCAGAGGGCAAAATGCATCGTGTTAGCAAGGGAGCACCAGAACAG ATTCTAGACCTTGCACACAATAAATCAGAAATTGAAAGAAGAGTCAGGGTTGTGATCGACAAATTTGCTGAGCGTGGTCTGCGATCGCTTGGTGTGGCATACCAG GAAGTACCAGATGGTAGGAAGGAAAGTCCTGGAGGACCATGGCAGTTCATTGGACTCTTGCCACTTTTTGACCCCCCTCGACATGATAGTGCAGAAACAATTAGGAGGGCACTCAATCTTGGTGTCAATGTTAAAATGATTACAG GTGATCAACTTGCAATTGGGAAGGAAACAGCACGCCGTCTGGGAATGGGTACTAATATGTATCCTTCATCTGCTTTACTGGGACAACACAAGGATGAGTCAATTGTTGCTTTGCCAGTTGATGAATTGATTGAGAAAGCTGATGGCTTTGCTGGTGTCTTTCCAG AGCACAAATATGAGATTGTGAAACGGCTGCAAGCAAGAAAACATATATGTGGTATGACCGGAGATGGTGTAAATGATGCTCCAGCTTTGAAAAAGGCTGACATTGGCATTGCAGTGGATGACTCGACTGATGCAGCTCGTAGTGCTTCAGACATTGTCTTGACTGAACCGGGCCTTAGTGTGATTATTAGTGCTGTGTTAACAAGTCGAGCAATTTTCCAGCGGATGAAAAATTACACA ATATATGCAGTGTCAATTACGATCCGTATTGTG CTAGGTTTTATGCTTCTTGCGCTGATATGGCAGTTTGACTTCCCACCATTTATGGTCTTGATCATTGCGATCCTCAATGATG GTACCATAATGACTATCTCAAAGGACAGAGTAAAACCATCTCCACAACCTGACACCTGGAAGTTATCTGAGATATTTGCAACTGGGGTTGTCCTTGGTAGTTACTTAGCCATGATGACAGTCATCTTCTTCTGGGCAGCATATAAAACTAACTTCTTCCCG CGTGTGTTTCACGTTGAAAGCCTTGAGAAAACTGCCCAGGATGACATCCAAAAGCTTGCCTCTGCTGTCTATCTGCAAGTCAGCACAATCAGCCAAGCCCTCATCTTTGTAACACGGTCTCGCAGCTGGTCATTTATGGAGCGTCCTGGATTTTTGCTGGTCTTTGCTTTCTTGGTGGCTCAGCTG ATTGCTACTATAATTGCTGTCTACGCCGACTGGGGATTTGCCGCAATCAAAGGCATTGGATGGGGTTGGGCTGGTGTCATTTGGCTTTACAACATTGTGTTTTACTTGCCATTGGATGTCATCAAGTTCCTCATTCGTTACGCGATGAGCGGGAGAGCCTGGGATCTTGTCCTTGACCAAAGG ATTGCCTTCACGAGGAAGAAGGATTTTGGGCGGGAAGAACGTGAGCTCAAGTGGGCGACCGCTCAGAGGACGCTACATGGGCTTCAGCCAGCAGAGTCGACCACTTTCCATGGCATGAACAGCTACAGCGAACTCAACCAGCTCGCAGACGAGGCCCGGAGGAGAGCCGAAATCGCAAG GCTGAGGGAGCTGAACACCCTGAAGGGGCGGATGGAGTCGGTGGTAAGGCAGAAGGGGTTGGACCTTGAGACCATCCAGCAGTCGTACACAGTGTGA